A genomic segment from Paralichthys olivaceus isolate ysfri-2021 chromosome 22, ASM2471397v2, whole genome shotgun sequence encodes:
- the tmem88b gene encoding transmembrane protein 88 b, whose protein sequence is MSGTLEKGAHHQALDLSEEMPPHHYHHHTNHHHQLHHSNSLASTTAVGGGRETPSRVVVPPPYSAAESGGGCSEAPLELRGSLDCWACSVLVTAQNLLIAAINACLAGLVFGTILTPAIVMVVFGFLCHSTVRPHGTTPYCSDLLTDGGCVALLVVGFLLVTPLLVLALAAYCRLARHLQLGLCFIPYSRAVYKNLPATRHRGLGTGCCGGRDGADGSGKGKVWV, encoded by the exons ATGAGTGGTACTCTAGAAAAGGGGGCCCACCATCAGGCGTTGGACCTGTCTGAGGAAATGCCGCCTCATCACTACCATCATCAcacaaaccaccaccaccagctgcACCACTCTAACTCCCTGGCCTCCACCACTGCTGTGGGTGGAGGCAGAGAAACACCTTCACGTGTGGTCGTACCTCCTCCGTATTCTGCAGCAGAAAGTGGTGGTGGGTGCAGTGAAGCTCCTCTGGAGTTAAGAGGGTCCCTGGACTGCTGGGCCTGCTCTGTACTGGTAACTGCTCAGAATCTGCTGATTGCTGCGATCAACGCCTGCCTCGCTGGACTGGTGTTTGGCACCATCCTGACGCCAGCCATCGTCATGGTGGTGTTTGGCTTCCTTTGCCACTCTACA GTCCGCCCTCATGGGACAACCCCCTACTGCTCAGACCTGCTGACTGACGGGGGCTGTGTGGCTCTACTGGTGGTGGGCTTCCTCTTGGTGACCCCTCTGCTGGTCTTGGCACTGGCTGCATACTGTCGTCTGGCCCGACACCTCCAGCTGGGCCTGTGCTTCATCCCGTACAGCCGGGCTGTGTACAAGAACTTGCCAGCCACACGGCACCGCGGCCTGGGCACCGGCTGCTGCGGTGGCCGAGATGGAGCTGATGGTAGTGGGAAGGGAAAAGTGTGGGtgtga